Proteins encoded together in one Camelina sativa cultivar DH55 chromosome 9, Cs, whole genome shotgun sequence window:
- the LOC104710221 gene encoding signal peptide peptidase, translated as MKNCEKFANLALAGLTLAPLVVRVNPNLNVILTACITVYVGCFRSVKDTPPTETMSKEHAMRFPLVGSAMLLSLFLLFKFLSKDLVNAVLTAYFFVLGIVALSATLLPAIRRFLPDPWNDNLIIWRFPYFKSLEVEFTKSQVVAGIPGTFFCAWYAWKKHWLANNILGLSFCIQGIEMLSLGSFKTGAILLAGLFFYDIFWVFFTPVMVSVAKSFDAPIKLLFPTGDALRPYSMLGLGDIVIPGIFVALALRFDVSRRRQPQYFTSAFIGYAVGVILTIVVMNWFQAAQPALLYIVPAVIGFLASHCIWNGDIKPLMAFDESKTEEPKTDESKTSEEVNKAHDE; from the exons GTTTGACATTGGCACCACTCGTGGTGAGAgtaaatccaaatttgaatGTTATCCTTACGGCATGTATCACTGTTTATGTGGGTTGCTTTCGTTCAGTGAAGGATACTCCTCCAACG GAGACCATGTCTAAAGAACATGCCATGCGTTTCCCATTGGTTGGGAGTGCtatgcttctctctcttttcttattgtTCAAGTTTCTCTCAAAGGACTTGGTCAATGCTGTTCTAACAGCTTACTTCTTTGTTCTTGGGATTGTCGCTCTTTC GGCGACATTGTTACCTGCCATCAGAAGATTTTTGCCTGATCCTTGGAATGACAACCTTATCATCTGGCGTTTTCCGTATTTCAAAT CTTTGGAGGTAGAGTTCACAAAGTCCCAAGTTGTTGCAGGAATCCCTGGAACCTTCTTCTGTGCGTGGTATGCGTGGAAAAAGCATTGGCTGGCTAACAATATTCTCGGCCTTTCCTTCTGCATTCAG GGAATTGAGATGCTCTCTCTTGGATCATTCAAGACTGGTGCCATCCTTTTG GCAGGACTATTTTTCTATGATATCTTCTGGGTTTTCTTCACTCCGGTTATGGTTAGTGTTGCCAAATCCTTTGATGCTCCAATAAAG CTTTTATTCCCTACGGGCGATGCTCTAAGACCCTATTCTATGCTTGGCCTTGGTGACATTGTCATTCCCG gTATTTTTGTTGCACTTGCTCTAAGATTTGATGTGTCAAGACGTAGACAACCACAATACTTCACAAGTGCATTTATCGGATACGCTGTTGGTGTTATCCTCACGATTGTAGTCATGAACTGGTTTCAAGCAGCACAG CCTGCTTTGTTATACATTGTCCCAGCCGTAATTGGGTTCTTGGCTTCTCACTGCATTTGGAACGGTGACATCAAACCG TTGATGGCGTTTGATGAATCAAAGACCGAGGAACCAAAGACTGATGAATCAAAGACAAGTGAGGAGGTTAACAAAGCTCATGATGAATGA